TCTCAGCAGTAATGGTGACGTTATTGCTTGTCGGCACTTTTCTTGTCATCATGTTTAATTTAAATAACATCGCAAAGAACATTGAAAATGATGTCGAAATACGAGTTCTCATTGATGTAACAGCAAATCAGGACCAACGAGATCAATTGAAAAAAAAGCTGGAAAGCCTGCCGCAAGTTGAAAGCGTCACGTTCTCATCAAAAGATGAGGAACTAGAAAATTTAATTAGTAGTTTTGGCGAAGAAGGGGAAGCCTTCAAGCTTTTTGAACAAGAAAATCCACTGAATGATGTTTTTGTGATTAAGACGAAAAACCCAGAAGATACGCCAGCTACTGCCCAAAAAATTGAAAAGTTTGATCACGTATCAGATGTCCGTTATGCTGAAGAAACGGTTGAAAGACTTTTTAAAGTTGTAAACATCGGAAGAAACGTAGGGATTGTGTTAATTATCGGCCTCGTTTTTACGGCCATGTTCTTAATTTCTAATACGATCAAGGTAACCATCTTTGCGAGAAGACGAGAAATTGAGATTATGAAACTTGTTGGAGCAACGAATTGGTTTATTCGCTGGCCGTTTTTTCTAGAAGGTTTATTCCTTGGGGTATCAGGATCGATCATTCCGATAATTATTTTGATCATCATTTACAAACGTTTTGTCGAGTGGGCGAATCCTTATGTTCAAGGATCCTTTATAGAACTTTTGCCACTTAATCCTTTTCTATTCCAAGTATCAGCGATTCTCATTTTCCTCGGAGCCTTTATCGGAATCTGGGGCAGTTTAATGTCGGTAAGAAAATTTTTAAAAGTATAGATTAGCATGTTGATAGCTTGCTAATCTACAGTTTGTAGACCAAGTCTAAATATGAGGTTTTGGCAGACTGGATGAAAACGTTTGTCATTCGAGGCACGAGCCCGATGAGAAGCGGAGTTACCAAGAACGGTAATGAGCATTCGAAGAGGGCGAAGTAACAAAGAATGCAAGCGATTGTCAGCAGTCTGAGATTAGCAAGTTGATAGCTTGCTAATCTCAATACATAAATGTACGGATTTATACATATCAGGGGAGGAATTGAGACGTGAAAAAGACATTTTTTACATGGAGCCTTGCAGCTGTTGTCGGGACAAGCAGTGTTTTTTTTCCGTTAACGAATCAAACAAAAGCTGAATCGTTTGAAGAAAAGCAAGCAAAAATTAAAAATGAACGTTCTTCTGTTCAGTCTGATATTAGCAGCAAAAAAAATGAAATAGAAAAACTAGAAGCAGAACAAGATCAATTAGATGCAGAAATTAAAAGCCTTGATATGAAAGTATCGGAAACGGCAAAGAAAATAAAGGAAAAAGAAGAGCAAATCACAAAGACGAAAGCAGAAATTGAAAGTTTGAAAAAGCAAATTGCTGAATTACAAATGCGAATTGATGAAAGAAATGACCTGTTAAAAGATCGGGCAAAATCTTTGCAAGAAAGCGGGGGCGTCATTAGTTATTTAGACGTCTTATTAGGAGCGCAAAGCTTTAGTGATTTTGTAAGCCGCATTAGTGCCGTAACAACCATTGTTGAAGCAGACAAAAAAATTATCGAAGAGCATCAGCGGGATATGAAAATGAAAGAAGAAGCTGAAGCTAAGCTGAATCAAGAGCTGACGGACTTAAGTGAAGCGCTTAAGGAATATGAAATGTTGAAAAAGCAATTAGATGCTCAAATTGAAGAAAAGAATAAAATGTTAAAAGAAGTAGCGGCAGAACACGATCAAGCGATGGAAGACTTAGAAGAACTAGAAGAGCAAGATGCATTTTTAGCTGAACAAGCACGGATTATTGCTGAACAGAAAAGAGAATATGAGCGTCGATTAGCCGAACAAAGAAAAGCATCATCTTCTTCATCAACCGCAAGCGCACCTGCTGCATCTTCTAGCCCAGCGGTTAATGCAAGCGGATTTATTTGGCCAACATCAGGATATGTTTCTTCTAAATTCGGTCCGCGGGATGGAGAATTTCATGACGGTATAGATATTGCTAAAAGCGGTACAGTACCTGTATATGCTGCTGCATCGGGAACTGTTATTCGTGCTTACTATTCTAGCAGCTACGGCAACGTTGCGTTTATTTCTCATAACATTAATGGCCAAGTGTACACAACTGTTTATGCCCATCTTAATAGCTTAGGTGTATCAAGTGGACAAAAAGTGAGTCAAGGTCAATTTGTCGGCTATATGGGGAACACAGGTCGTTCCTTTGGACAACACTTACACTTTGAAGTGCATAAAGGACCTTGGAATGCAAGCAAGTCCAATGCGATTAATCCTTTAACTGTCCTTCCGTAATCATTGCATACGGATCTGAGCTTCTATAAGATGAAAAAGTAAAGCCAAACCCTGTAAAAGAATGGGTTTGGCTTTCTGATTTTTGGAAACGGCATTTGCCTACAAGTTTGTGCTAATCATAACCCTTGTTGGGGCTTTTCCCTTTAATTCAAATTACACTCCTCTTTGATATAAAAATTTCCTATTCCATATAGTGATGAAATTCACCATATGGATATAAAATTCCTTCCTTGTCCAAGTAGAGTAATAAATAGAAGTTTTCCCCCTTAAACTTTACCACAGTATAAAACTGTCTTACAGGCATTGTTCTCCAAAGTCGGGATTTTTGCATGAATGTTCTTCAAATTTTGAATAAAAATACCAAATTATAGATAATACATGAGAAGTACAAGCTATGCATATACTGTAAAAAGAAGGCATGGATTTAATCGATTCAGCTGTATAGATTCTTGTTAAATGGAAAGGAAGGCTAACAATATGAGAAAAAAAATCACAACGTTATGGTTTATGATCTTAACCATTCTATTATGCACATTAGGTGCTGTTGGTGTTGAACATACGAAGCAATTAAATGGAATCAATCAACAAGAATCGGTTCCAGCTTTTTCGCAAACAGCCGAATCGAAGGAAATGAATGAAATCCCAAATTTCGGAAAATTGAAACAAGCCTATGAGCTCATTTTAGAAAAGTATGTCGAACGGGTAGATGAGGAGAAGCTATTAGAGGGAGCTATTCAAGGAATGTTGTCAGCTCTCGAAGATCCATATTCAGTTTATATGGATAAAGAGACGACAGAGCAATTTACCCAATCACTCGGTTCATCGTTTGAAGGAATTGGTGCCGAAGTTGGGGTGAACAATGGTAAGGTTATTATCGTTTCGCCATTTAAAAATTCTCCAGCGGAAAAAGTAGGATTAAAGCCAAATGATCAAATAGTGGAAATTGATGGACAACCAGTGGATGGCTTAAACTTACATGAAACGGTATTGAAAATTCGCGGCAAAAAAGGAACAACGGTTCATATCACGGTTCAACGCTCCGGGCATAAGGAACCGCTGCAGTTTGAAGTAAAACGGGATGAGATTCCAATTGAAACGGTTTTTAGCTCATTAGAAGAGAAGGATGGTAAGAAAATAGGGGTGTTGGAAGTCACTTCATTTTCGGAAAATACCGCTGACGATTTTGTGAAAAAGCTGACAGAGTTAGAAAAAGAAAAAATAGATGGTCTCGTTATAGATGTTCGTGGAAATCCAGGAGGCTATTTACAGTCTGTTGAAGCGATTTTAAAGCAATTTATTCCGAAGGATAAGCCGTATATTCAAATTGAAAATCGAAATGGAGATCGACAAATGTATTTTTCCGAACGAAAAGACAAGAAGCCTTATCCTATTGCAGTCTTAATTGATAAGGGCAGTGCTTCCGCATCCGAAATATTAGCAGGAGCGATGAAAGAAGCAGGCGGATATGAAATAATAGGGGAATCTTCTTTTGGAAAAGGAACTGTTCAACAAGCCATTCCAATGAAGGACGGGAGCAACATTAAGCTAACTCTTTACAAATGGCTCACTCCAAATGGAAATTGGATCCATAATCGTGGCATTGAGCCAACCGTTCATATCGAGCTGCCTAATTATTTTAAAGCACCACCGTTGCAAATAAATGGTGTGTTAAAAGAAGATATGAATAATGATCAAGTGCAGATTGCCCAACATTTATTAAAAGGCATTGGATATGAACCAGGAAGAACGGATGGATATTATGATAAGAATACGAAGCTGGCTGTATCAGCTTTCCAACAAATTCATCATCTTCCCCCAACTGGCGAAATCGATAAAAAAACGGCCTTTTTGCTTAATGAACAAATACAAAAGGAAAAAAGTAAAAAGGAAAACGATTTACAGCTGCAAACAGCTATTCGCGTATTATTAAATGAATGAGCCGATCGATAGTCGGCTCATTTCAGACTGTTGACAAACACTTGCATTTAGCCTAAAAATTCATTTCATATAGGCTTTATATACAAACAGGAATGAGCCTGCCAATGCCGGCTCATTTTATTGGAATTGTTGAAATGAACAATTTTTACAAATAGTGACTTTATGTTAAAATGAAGGAAACTTTCTATCGCGTTCAAAATTTTTGGTTATGTAGTAAAATTGAAAATAACAGAATTGATGGAGGTTCTATAAAAAATTGGGTAAAAAATCTAGCACAATTAGAAAAAAAATTTTTGAACAATTGTTTCAAGAAATGAAGAAGCGAGACAATTCGTTGCATCTGTCAAATGTTCGAGTATATAAAGGAGTTCAATTTTTTTGTATCTATTTAGCGAATTATACAGAAATAAAACATATTGATGAAATTTGTAAAATAGTGATCGAGGATTTTTTTCAATATTTACTGAATAATCAAAAACAAAACGGAATGTCATTGTCTGACATGAAAAAGACTATTTCAGCCATTCAAGAGATCACCAACGTTTCTTCTTGTGAGCATTTATTTGATTTCTCTTTATCGAATCTATCACTTTGGGCGAAATTAAAATAAATGGATGTTTCTATACAAATGAATTTGGTAGAATAAAAGAAATGAACATTTTAACGCTCAAGGTGGTGAGTATTATCGTTCATCAATGGTTCATCGAAGGGCTTTATAGCATCGGTCGTTTTTTCCTTCATCCATTTGTTTATTTCTTTTTGATTTATTCATTTGTTCTTGGTTTCATTCGCGTGAAAAGAGAAAGAAAATCGTTTCATATTCGTGTTTATGATGCATTTGAGGAGATTCGTTTTACATATACGAAGGGGATTGTCGTTGGGCTTTTCTTTTCCATCATCAGCCTTGCTTTCGGATTTTATTTATCATTTGGGGCAATTGTTTTATGGACATTAGTGACATTTGTTTTCAGCTTAACGTTTCGTCCCCGATTACTCTCACCTGTCATAACAGTAGGTACAACCATTTTATTGATCCCTATTTTTCTAAAATGGAGAGAAGGGAACCATTGGATAGACACCTTTTTTGTTGATTTAGAAAAAATTAATGTTCCCGTGTTCACCTTATTATTTGTTTTATTTATTGTCTTGGAAGGAATTTTAGTTTACCGAACAGGACATCTTCGCACCTCTCCATTTATTATCAAAAGTCAACGTGGTTTACCGATTGGAAATCATGCAGCAAAACGAACATGGTTAGTTCCATTTTTATTGTTTGTTCCTGGAGGAGAGCTTGAATCTCCTTTTACTTGGTGGCCAGTTTTCTCCATGAATGGGGAGTCATTTTTACTGCTGTTTTTACCGTTAATAGTCGGGTTTGAGCAGCGCATCCAAGGATCATTACCGAAGGAGAGTATTCAAACGACAGGAAAACGAATTATTTGGCTTGGGATTTTGTGCTTGATTCCAGGTTTTCTTTCCATTTGGGTTCCGCTCTTTTCCTTTATAACTGTATTGATCGCTCTGATAGGACATGAATTCATTACCGTCAAGCAACGAATGAATGACGATTCCGCTTCCTATTATTTTTCAAAACGAGATCAAGGCTTAATCATATTAGGAACGCTGCCAAACTCTCCAGGTGAAAAAATGGGACTAAAAGTTGGAGAAATTTTGCTAAAAGCAAATGGAAAGAGCGTCAAATCAAAATTAGAATTTTACGAAGCGCTGCAGCAAAACCGCGCCTATTGTAAGCTTGAAGTAAAGGGGCTAAATGGAGAAATTCGCTACGTAAAAGGAGCACTTTACGAGGGAAGCCATCATGAACTCGGCATCCTTTTCGTTCCAGACGATAAAAAATGGGAAAAAGAAGCTGCTTCCATATCATAGAAAAGAGGCTGTTCCATATGTGTAAGATCTCACACGTTTTTTGTGTTGAGGTCTGACACGATGACAGCCTCTTTTTCAATTCGAGCGACAATTTCGCATCTTTCCCTAAGTTCGGCGGAGAATCTCTCGGTTTGCGGGAATAATCTCTCGGTTTGCGGGAATAATCTCTCGGTTTGCGGGAACAATCTCTCGGTTTGCGGGAACAATCTCTCGGTTTGAGCGATTAATCTCTCGGTTCGTGCGAAGAATCTCTCGGTTTGTGCGAACAATCTCTCGGTTTGCGCGATTAATCTCTCGGTTTGCACGAAGAATCTCTCGGTTTGTGCGAACAATCTCTCGGTTTGAGCGAACAATCTCTCGGTTCGCGGGAATAATCTCTCGGTTTGAGCAAAAAATTACCCGGTTCGCGCGAAAGTACATTCCCTCTACTCGTTTATTTCATGCTTTTCAATATGGTAGCCGTGATCATCTTTAGCCGAACGGACAAACATCGTCCCAAACGTAATCGCAAGTCCCATAATTATACCAATGGTTCCAATATTTATATCATTTTTGTATATAGCGCTAAACCCAGAAACAAAAAGTCCAAAAGAAATAATAAAAGGCAATATGGACGGATTTGGCATGTGAATATCCTGCAGCGGCTCAGCAGGCGTTAATTCCTTATTACCTTGCTGCTTTTCAATCCACCAAGGATCGAGTCCTTTAACTAATGGGATTTGTTTAAAATTATACTCAGGTGGAGGGGAAGAGAGTGCCCACTCCATCGTTCTCGCATCCCATGGATCATTTCCCGCTTTTTCTCCTTTCGCAAAGGTAATGATAATGTTCACTAACATGACAGCAGTAGCGATCGTCATAAAGATAGCACCGATCGAACTAATGAAATTTCCCAAATCAAATCCTTGTCCAGGCAAATAAGTAAAAATTCGTCTCGGCATTCCCCATAAACCTAAAAAATGTTGAATAAAGAAAGTGAGGTGAAAACCTATAAAAAAGAGCCAAAACGAAATTTTTCCTAATCTTTCATTTAAAATCTTTCCGAACATTTTTGGCCACCAGTAATGTAAAGCAGCGAAAAGGGCAAAAACAACACCGCCTACAAGCACATAATGAAAGTGGGCAACGACAAAGTATGTGTCATGAAATTGGAAATCAGCCGGCGCAGCTGCAACCATAACACCTGTCACACCGCCGATTGTAAAGGAAACGATAAAAGCAATCGACCAGAGCATCGCTGTGGTCGTCCAGATACTCCCTCCCCACATTGTAAAGAGCCAGTTGAATATTTTAATACCAGTTGGAACCCCAATGGCCATTGTTGCTAAGGCAAAAATAGAATTCGCAATCGGTCCAAGTCCTGTCGTAAACATATGATGAGCCCACACCATAAACCCTAAAAATCCGATTAATACTGTGGCAAAAACCATCGACGTATAGCCAAACAGCCTTTTTTTCGAAAAAGCCGGAATCGTCTCTGAAAAAATGCCGAACGCTGGAAGCATTAATAAGTACACTTCTGGATGTCCGAAAATCCAAAATAAATGCTCCCAAATGATTGAATTCCCGCCTAACGAAATGTTAAAAAATGCAGTTCCAAATAAACGGTCTAACATTAAAAAAAATAAGGCAACCGTTAATACAGGAAAGGCAAACAAAATTAAAGCAGAGGAAACAAATGTTGACCATGTGAACAGCGGCATTCTCATGTAAGTCATTCCTGGGGCTCTCATATTAATAATGGTCGTTAAAAAATTAATCGCTGAAATAAGAGTTCCTAGACCGGATATTTGTAAACCAATTGTATAAAACTCTGTTCCGTGTGTTGGAGTTTCCAACGCCAAAGTTGTGTAGGAAGTCCATCCTGCATCAGGAGCTCCACCTAAAAAAAAGCTTAAATTAAGTAAAAGCCCGCCAAATAAAAAGAGCCAAAACCCTAATGAATTTAAAAACGGAAACGCTACATCGCGTGCGCCAATTTGCAGTGGCACAATCGCATTCATAAAACCGAACAAAATGGGTGTTGCTGCTAAAAAAAGCATGGTCGTCCCGTGCATCGTTAACAATTGATTATAAAAGCCTGCACTGACAAAATCATTTTGTGGAAACATTAATTGAATCCGGATCAATAATGCTTCAAGTCCTGCTAAAAGAAAGAAGAAAAGGCCTGCAAACAAATATAAATGAGCAATTTTTTTATGGTCAACGGTTGTTAAATAGTCTAAGACGATATTTTTTTTATAAATTAAATTTGTTTTCATTCCAAAACCTCCTTAACATGATTTGAAATATGTACCATCATCATTTTGTGCAATGATGGAACAATTTATCCTCTTTTTGGTGATTTTCCTAGCCAGCCAGCAACATTGATGGGGTCGATAACATGTTCACGCTTTCCCCATTTGACAAAAAAGTAGGCGATAAACGTTAAGCTGACGACATGAAATCCCCCTAAAAATATAAGTATTCCTAACAATAAATCTATTTGTTGATCAACATGAATGAGGGAAATTTGCCTCATCTCTTTGAAAGTCGATTGGTTCGTTAAATAGAACAAATATAGGATAAAAGTAATTATGACCATGTTGACGAAAAGGGTGAGTATTTTTTCCTTTTCATTTTGTTGTGGTTGAATAAAAACAGAAGAAATAATGAGGCTCCACCATAGCAAATAGGAAGTCATCGTAATGAGCAATTTCAATACAATAGTTAAAAAAATGGGTAAGTCCGTCATGAAATACATGAATAAAAAGGAAAAAAATAAAATTTTCGTAGTTCTAGGCTTGATTAAAAATAGAAGAAGATGGCGGAAACGATAATACCAAAAAAGGCGATGCAAATATTTTTCTAACCCTATTAAAATGAGGGGAGGTATAACAAACCAAAACAACATATCATAAAACATTTGCAGGATCATATTTTCGGATTCTATTACGATTGAAAGGAAGTTTTCAAGCAATAATAATAAGAGGCCTAAATAAAAGGATAATTGATTCAATAGATGAGCTGACCAAGATTTGCTTGCTTTTTGATACCATAACGCTGCTGCAAACTCAATCATAAATAAAAGGACAAACAAGATTAGATTATAGGAAAAAGACAACTGTTCCATTTTCATAATTCCTTCCTTCTTTCATTTATCACCTATAATTTGGATATGTTTATGGAATTATATGCATTCGTATTTAGTATTCGGTAAAAGATTTTCATAAACCTTTGGAAGTGGTATGATGAAACTAAAAGCTCAATTGGAATAGCAAGATGAACATAAGGCTTATTTATAATGAGCGTACAGTGAATGATCAAATTTTTGTACAAGAAAGAGGTATTTAATCATGTTAAAGCTTGTTCTCGCTGCCTTTGTCCCGTTTTTACTCGTATTATTTTTTACACGTGTTACGTACAATCATTATGTCGGAACACTTTTAACAGCGGCTCTTCTCATTGCGTCTTACTACGCTGGACATATGAATACTATCTATGTTGCCATACTAGATGTTGTTAGTCTCATTGCTGGTTTTATTGTCGCAAACAAAATGAAGGAAAATGTGAAAAAATCTACGTAAGCCTGTTCTTTATATAGTAGATCAGGTTTCTTTTTATTAGGCTGTTTTCGTCAATTTTGTTGCTTTTCGCCTGTCTATGAACCGAACAAAACACGTGGTCGGACAAACCGTATTTGACCGGCCATCTACTTTTGTTCGGTTCACGTCATGTTACAACGTGTAGCTAGCGTGTTGCTTCTTTATGACTGTCGAAAAGCTATAGTCAAGCAACAATCTTATTAAATCGATTAAGCGGAAAGATCCCCTATCTTTGGCTCAAAAAAACGTTCCTTAAGACCTTCAAATCTCTTACATCCTTATTTGGGCTCATTAAACCACAATTATTTGTTACTCTTCCCAAAGATCTCAAGGCAATATTTACAACACGAACTTTAGTTCGTACTTTTAGAGATTTTACTTCTCATTATGGTACAATATGTTTACGATTATGAGGAAATGGAGGCTTTCGTGTGAAAGATCGGTTTGAATTAGTGTCTAAATATAAGCCGCAAGGAGATCAGCCAAAAGCGATCAAGCAATTAGTAGAAGGAATTAAACAGGGCAAAAAACATCAAACTTTGTTAGGAGCAACAGGAACAGGTAAAACGTTTACGATTTCAAATGTTATAAAAGAGGTGAATAAACCGACACTTGTCATTGCCCATAATAAGACACTTGCAGGACAGCTTTATAGTGAGTTTAAAGAATTTTTCCCAAACAATGCCGTTGAATACTTCGTAAGCTACTACGATTATTATCAGCCAGAAGCATATGTCCCGCAAACAGATACGTACATTGAAAAAGATGCGAGTATTAACGAGGAAATTGATAAATTGAGACACTCTGCGACATCTTCGTTGTTTGAACGAAAAGATGTCATTATTATTGCCAGTGTGTCCTGTATTTATGGTTTAGGTTCTCCAGAGGAATACCGAGATCTTGTCGTATCTCTTCGTGTTGGTATGGAAATTGAGCGTAATGAATTGTTACGAAAGCTTGTTGACGTACAGTATGAAAGAAACGATATTGATTTTCAACGCGGGACGTTCCGTGTGCGCGGTGACGTTGTGGAAATTTTCCCTGCTTCAAGGGATGAGCATTGTATTCGCGTTGAATTTTTTGGTGATGAAATTGACCGTATCCGCGAAGTCGACGCTTTGACGGGAGAAATTATCGGGGATCGTGAGCATGTCGCCATTTTCCCGGCTTCACACTTCGTCACACGTGAAGAAAAAATGAAAATTGCCATTCAAAATATTGAGAAGGAACTTGAAGAGCGTTTAGTGGAGCTTCGGGAGCAAGGAAAGCTGCTTGAGGCGCAGCGTTTGGAGCAGCGGACTCGTTATGATCTAGAAATGATGAGAGAAATGGGTTTTTGTTCTGGAATAGAAAACTACTCCCGTCATTTAACATTGCGGCCTCCTGGTTCTACACCGTATACGTTATTAGATTATTTTGGTGATGACTTTTTAATCGTCATCGATGAATCACATGTGACGATTCCTCAAATTCGCGGAATGTATAACGGTGACCAAGCTCGTAAGCAAGTATTAGTCGATCATGGATTCCGCTTGCCTTCAGCGATGGATAACCGTCCGCTTAAGTTTGAGGAATTTGAAAAGCATATGAAAAACGTGATTTACGTTTCAGCAACACCGGGTCCATATGAACTGGAACAAGCTCCTGATGTTGTTGAACAAATTATTCGTCCAACAGGTCTTTTAGATCCTACAATCGATGTTCGCCCGATCGAAGGTCAAATTGATGATTTAATCGGTGAAATCAGGAAGCGTGTAGCACGTAATGAACGGGTTTTGGTCACAACATTAACGAAAAAAATGGCTGAAGATTTGACCGACTATTTAAAGGAGATTGGTATTAAAGTAACGTACCTTCATTCAGAAATTAAAACACTTGAGCGTATCGAGATTATACGTGACTTGCGTTTAGGAAAACATGAAGTGTTAGTAGGAATCAACTTATTAAGAGAAGGTTTGGACATACCAGAAGTGTCTCTTGTTGCGATTTTAGATGCGGATAAAGAAGGGTTTTTACGTTCAGAGCGTTCGTTAATTCAGACGATTGGCCGTGCAGCGAGAAATGCCAATGGCCATGTCATTATGTATGCTGATACGATCACCAAATCGATGGAAATCGCGATTAATGAAACGAAGCGTCGTCGAAGTATTCAAGAGCAATACAACAAAGAACACGGAATTGTTCCGAAGACGATTCAAAAAGAAATTCGTGATGTTATTCGTGCAACATATGCAGCTGAGGATCAATCGACATATGAAGCGGATAAAGCACTTAAACTAGATAAATTATCGAAGAAAGAAAGAGAAAAAGTGATCGAGCAAATGGAAAAAGAAATGAAGGAAGCAGCGAAAGCATTAGATTTCGAACGAGCAGCCGAGCTGCGTGATCTCATCATGGAGTTAAAAGCGGAAGGATGATTGAATAATGGCAATGGACAAAATCATTGTTAAAGGAGCAAGAGCCCATAACTTAAAAAATATCGATGTCTCAATTCCTAGGGATAAGCTGGTCGTCCTAACTGGGTTATCGGGTTCAGGAAAATCCTCATTGGCTTTTGATACGATATATGCAGAAGGGCAGCGGCGCTATGTTGAATCGTTGTCAGCGTATGCGCGACAATTTTTAGGGCAAATGGATAAACCCGATGTCGATGCGATTGAAGGATTATCACCGGCGATTTCCATTGACCAAAAAACAACGAGCCGCAACCCACGTTCAACGGTTGGAACGGTAACGGAAATATATGATTACTTACGTTTATTGTACGCTCGTGTTGGGCGACCGGTATGTCCAACACATGGAATTGAAATTACATCGCAAACGATTGAACAAATGGTCGATCGCATTCTAGAGTACCCGGAACGAACAAAGTTGCAAATTTTAGCTCCTGTTGTTTCTGGGAGAAAAGGAACACATGTGAAAACATTTGAAGATATTAAAAAGCAAGGATATGTCCGTGTTCGTGTTGATGGGGAAATGATGGAGCTTTCAGACGACATTTCCTTAGAGAAGAATAAAAAGCATTCCATTGAAGTGGTTGTGGACCGGATTATTGTCAAAGAAGGAATTCAAACAAGATTAGCTGACTCGCTAGAAACAGCGTTGAAGCTTGGACAAGGTCGTGTCATGATTGATGTCATTGGAAAAGAGGAGCTGCTTTTTAGTGAACACCATGCTTGTCCAATTTGTGGTTTTTCTATTGGTGAACTAGAACCACGTATGTTTTCATTTAATAGTCCATATGGTGCTTGTCCAGATTGTGATGGTTTAGGAACGAAGCTAGAGGTTGATTTAGACCTTGTGATTCCAAACAAAGAACTTTCATTGCGACAGCATGCAATAGCTCCGTGGGAACCTTCTAGTTCACAATATTACCCACAGCTTTTAGAAGCAGTATGCAATCATTACAGCATTGATATGGATATTCCGGTCAAAGATATCCCCAAACACCTAATAGACAAATTATTGTACGGCAGTAATGGGGAAAAAATTTATTTCCGTTATGAAAATGACTTTGGCCAAGTGCGAGAAAATTATATTGAATTTGAAGGGGTTGTTCATAATATTGAACGTCGGTATAAAGAGACAACCTCAGATTATATACGTGAACAAATGGAA
This sequence is a window from Bacillus alveayuensis. Protein-coding genes within it:
- a CDS encoding cell division transport system permease protein (product_source=KO:K09811; cath_funfam=3.40.50.1980; cog=COG2177; ko=KO:K09811; pfam=PF02687; superfamily=55021; transmembrane_helix_parts=Inside_1_20,TMhelix_21_43,Outside_44_166,TMhelix_167_189,Inside_190_219,TMhelix_220_242,Outside_243_265,TMhelix_266_288,Inside_289_296), which encodes MINTLGRHLRESIKSLARNTWMTFASVSAVMVTLLLVGTFLVIMFNLNNIAKNIENDVEIRVLIDVTANQDQRDQLKKKLESLPQVESVTFSSKDEELENLISSFGEEGEAFKLFEQENPLNDVFVIKTKNPEDTPATAQKIEKFDHVSDVRYAEETVERLFKVVNIGRNVGIVLIIGLVFTAMFLISNTIKVTIFARRREIEIMKLVGATNWFIRWPFFLEGLFLGVSGSIIPIIILIIIYKRFVEWANPYVQGSFIELLPLNPFLFQVSAILIFLGAFIGIWGSLMSVRKFLKV
- a CDS encoding peptidoglycan hydrolase CwlO-like protein (product_source=COG3883; cath_funfam=2.70.70.10,3.40.50.300; cog=COG3883; pfam=PF01551; smart=SM01408; superfamily=51261,75704), with product MKKTFFTWSLAAVVGTSSVFFPLTNQTKAESFEEKQAKIKNERSSVQSDISSKKNEIEKLEAEQDQLDAEIKSLDMKVSETAKKIKEKEEQITKTKAEIESLKKQIAELQMRIDERNDLLKDRAKSLQESGGVISYLDVLLGAQSFSDFVSRISAVTTIVEADKKIIEEHQRDMKMKEEAEAKLNQELTDLSEALKEYEMLKKQLDAQIEEKNKMLKEVAAEHDQAMEDLEELEEQDAFLAEQARIIAEQKREYERRLAEQRKASSSSSTASAPAASSSPAVNASGFIWPTSGYVSSKFGPRDGEFHDGIDIAKSGTVPVYAAASGTVIRAYYSSSYGNVAFISHNINGQVYTTVYAHLNSLGVSSGQKVSQGQFVGYMGNTGRSFGQHLHFEVHKGPWNASKSNAINPLTVLP
- a CDS encoding carboxyl-terminal processing protease (product_source=KO:K03797; cath_funfam=1.10.101.10,2.30.42.10,3.90.226.10; cog=COG0793; ko=KO:K03797; pfam=PF01471,PF03572,PF13180; smart=SM00228,SM00245; superfamily=47090,52096; tigrfam=TIGR00225; transmembrane_helix_parts=Inside_1_6,TMhelix_7_25,Outside_26_486), which gives rise to MRKKITTLWFMILTILLCTLGAVGVEHTKQLNGINQQESVPAFSQTAESKEMNEIPNFGKLKQAYELILEKYVERVDEEKLLEGAIQGMLSALEDPYSVYMDKETTEQFTQSLGSSFEGIGAEVGVNNGKVIIVSPFKNSPAEKVGLKPNDQIVEIDGQPVDGLNLHETVLKIRGKKGTTVHITVQRSGHKEPLQFEVKRDEIPIETVFSSLEEKDGKKIGVLEVTSFSENTADDFVKKLTELEKEKIDGLVIDVRGNPGGYLQSVEAILKQFIPKDKPYIQIENRNGDRQMYFSERKDKKPYPIAVLIDKGSASASEILAGAMKEAGGYEIIGESSFGKGTVQQAIPMKDGSNIKLTLYKWLTPNGNWIHNRGIEPTVHIELPNYFKAPPLQINGVLKEDMNNDQVQIAQHLLKGIGYEPGRTDGYYDKNTKLAVSAFQQIHHLPPTGEIDKKTAFLLNEQIQKEKSKKENDLQLQTAIRVLLNE
- a CDS encoding hypothetical protein (product_source=Hypo-rule applied; cath_funfam=3.40.50.10480; superfamily=48508), encoding MGKKSSTIRKKIFEQLFQEMKKRDNSLHLSNVRVYKGVQFFCIYLANYTEIKHIDEICKIVIEDFFQYLLNNQKQNGMSLSDMKKTISAIQEITNVSSCEHLFDFSLSNLSLWAKLK